The proteins below are encoded in one region of Bacillus vallismortis:
- a CDS encoding DUF1444 domain-containing protein translates to MKMTSRKLSDILKQRLQHENRSFLFDREKDTLRVEDQTTKKGITLDLPPIIAKWELKKDEAIDEIVYYVSEAMTAMEGKAQEMAGKESRIYPVIRSTSFPDKSSEDIPLIYDDHTAETRIYYALDLGKTYRLIDQRMLEKENWTKERIRETAAFNLRSLPPVVKEDTVAGNHFYFFRANDGYDASRILNEAILNEYKQRAEGELAISVPHQDVLILADIRNESGYDILGQMSMSFFASGTVPITALSFLYNEGKLEPVFILAKSRPKKD, encoded by the coding sequence TTGAAAATGACCTCAAGGAAGCTGTCAGATATCCTGAAACAGCGCCTTCAGCACGAGAATCGCTCCTTTCTGTTTGACAGAGAAAAAGACACTCTCCGTGTTGAGGATCAAACGACCAAAAAAGGAATTACGCTCGACCTGCCGCCGATTATTGCAAAATGGGAACTGAAAAAAGACGAAGCCATTGATGAAATTGTGTACTACGTTTCAGAAGCAATGACGGCAATGGAAGGAAAGGCTCAGGAAATGGCCGGAAAAGAAAGCCGCATTTACCCGGTGATCCGCTCGACTTCTTTCCCGGACAAGTCCAGCGAAGATATTCCGCTTATTTATGACGATCATACCGCAGAGACAAGAATTTATTACGCGCTTGACCTCGGGAAAACCTATCGTTTAATCGATCAGCGCATGCTTGAAAAAGAGAACTGGACAAAAGAGCGGATCAGAGAGACGGCTGCATTTAATCTCCGTTCCTTGCCTCCGGTTGTCAAAGAGGATACAGTTGCCGGCAATCACTTTTATTTCTTCAGAGCAAACGACGGTTACGATGCCAGCCGGATTCTGAACGAAGCGATTTTAAATGAATACAAGCAGCGTGCAGAAGGCGAGCTGGCGATCTCTGTTCCCCATCAAGACGTTCTGATTCTTGCTGACATCCGGAATGAATCGGGGTATGATATTCTAGGGCAAATGTCGATGAGCTTCTTTGCAAGCGGCACCGTTCCGATTACAGCCCTTTCATTTTTATACAATGAAGGAAAGCTGGAGCCGGTGTTTATCCTGGCGAAAAGCCGTCCGAAAAAGGATTAG
- the ytpR gene encoding YtpR family tRNA-binding protein, with product MNAFYNNEGVGDTLLISLQDVTREQISYEKHGDVVRIFHNETKETTGFNIFNASSYLTIDEKGPVALSETFVQDVNEILNRNGVEETLVVDVSPKFVVGYVESKEKHPNADKLSVCKVNVGEETLQIVCGAPNVDQGQKVVVAKVGAVMPSGLVIKDAELRGVPSSGMICSAKELALPDAPAEKGILVLEGDHEAGDAFQF from the coding sequence ATGAACGCATTTTATAATAATGAAGGTGTGGGAGACACGCTTCTGATCTCTCTTCAAGATGTAACACGCGAACAAATAAGCTATGAAAAACATGGCGATGTCGTCAGAATTTTTCATAACGAAACAAAGGAAACAACAGGCTTCAACATTTTCAACGCGTCTTCCTATTTGACCATTGATGAAAAAGGTCCTGTTGCGCTCTCAGAAACGTTTGTGCAAGATGTGAATGAGATTCTGAACCGAAACGGCGTTGAAGAAACATTGGTCGTTGATGTATCTCCGAAGTTTGTTGTGGGATATGTGGAATCAAAAGAAAAGCATCCGAATGCGGATAAATTAAGCGTATGTAAAGTCAATGTAGGAGAAGAAACGCTTCAGATCGTCTGCGGCGCACCAAATGTTGACCAAGGGCAAAAAGTGGTCGTTGCCAAAGTCGGTGCTGTGATGCCGAGCGGACTTGTCATTAAGGATGCTGAGCTTCGCGGCGTTCCGTCAAGCGGAATGATCTGCTCGGCGAAAGAGCTCGCTTTGCCGGATGCCCCGGCTGAAAAAGGAATCCTTGTGTTAGAAGGAGACCATGAGGCGGGAGACGCATTTCAGTTTTAG
- a CDS encoding DNA translocase FtsK, whose amino-acid sequence MSWLHKFFDLFLGESKEDDERETKTAHIPQQQEVEVDHSEGQLKRLEDPKIYYEYPNGKFRFPVVPDGYNNHDLRRRRAPSDKPQSAPRPSAAPQNDRQKNENEQHTYQTSEPAKKPFKPTNIPSPIYGFNQKPSVKKDVPKQPSDALKASDKSVKEKVTLLSEEMERERSYSDPAPDRQKQHVKEGPFFPDAQFGEQPSGVLSGTSAERDEALGQRPAEPSNNKGPSESGIQQPEKEVSLFDVEPDKEQTAPETLTNTVTERKESPSNSGVSFEDTETVQIQEERAVKHPEKLEELIFRAEQDEEQTAPELTVAVSESEVWEEPSDSEVKNQREITRGAAETSAVQEEQIDIQQEEPFLHAGFEERETASESPTQAETVAKESQEPSDSIIDDQYDIPGEAENTKVDVQPDSDAELVQKDSLEQGSSPFAAAHENQRESHADETHRAVEEPQKKPVMQEKRTERSASPQKGPSVPFNVMMLKRDTHKQQKAEERRGNYVFPNVALLDVPPAQVQDDTAWIEEQRQLLDLTLKNFNVRANVVHVTQGPSVTRFEVHPEPGVKVNKITNLSDDIKLSLSAKDIRIEAPIPGKNTIGIEVPNRMSKVVDLRQMIRSSAFRTSKSPLTAALGLDISGNPVVIDLKKMPHGLIAGATGSGKSVCINTILVSLLYKADPSEVKVLLIDPKMVELAPYNKIPHLVSPVITDAKAATAALKWVVEEMERRYELFAHSGVRDIDRFNQLTAEHHTGEKLPYLVVVIDELADLMMVAPNDVEESIARIAQKARACGIHLLVATQRPSVDVITGLIKANIPTRIAFSVSSQVDSRTIIDIAGAEKLLGKGDMLFLENGSGKPVRLQGNFVSDREIDRVVSHVRSQMPPTYLFEQEELVRQGSALKEEDELFDEACEFVVEQNSASTSSLQRRFRIGYNRAARLIDMMEAEGMISEAKGSKPREVLITASDLINE is encoded by the coding sequence ATGAGTTGGCTTCATAAATTTTTTGATTTGTTTTTAGGCGAGAGCAAAGAGGATGATGAACGGGAAACAAAAACCGCTCACATTCCGCAGCAACAAGAAGTAGAAGTAGATCATTCCGAAGGACAATTAAAAAGATTGGAAGATCCTAAAATATATTATGAATACCCAAACGGCAAGTTCCGTTTTCCAGTCGTGCCTGACGGATACAACAATCATGACCTGAGAAGGCGCCGCGCACCATCGGACAAACCGCAATCCGCGCCCCGTCCAAGCGCCGCCCCACAGAACGACCGTCAAAAAAATGAAAACGAGCAGCATACATATCAAACATCAGAGCCGGCGAAGAAACCATTTAAACCAACAAATATCCCTTCGCCTATATATGGATTCAATCAAAAACCATCTGTCAAAAAGGATGTGCCAAAGCAGCCTTCTGACGCATTGAAGGCATCGGACAAATCTGTAAAAGAGAAGGTAACACTGCTGTCAGAAGAAATGGAACGTGAACGCTCCTATTCAGATCCAGCTCCAGACAGACAGAAACAGCACGTAAAAGAAGGGCCTTTCTTTCCGGATGCACAATTTGGAGAACAGCCTTCTGGTGTCTTAAGCGGAACGTCTGCAGAGCGTGATGAAGCGCTGGGGCAGCGCCCAGCCGAGCCGTCAAATAACAAAGGGCCGTCTGAATCGGGCATTCAGCAGCCGGAAAAAGAGGTGTCTTTATTCGATGTTGAACCCGATAAAGAGCAAACGGCACCTGAGACACTGACAAATACCGTGACTGAGAGAAAGGAAAGCCCGTCAAACAGCGGAGTAAGCTTTGAAGACACTGAGACGGTTCAGATTCAAGAAGAACGAGCAGTAAAACACCCTGAGAAATTAGAAGAACTTATCTTCCGCGCTGAACAGGATGAAGAACAAACAGCACCTGAGTTGACAGTGGCAGTATCTGAAAGTGAAGTATGGGAAGAACCGTCAGACAGCGAAGTAAAGAATCAACGCGAAATCACGCGAGGTGCTGCTGAGACCTCCGCTGTTCAAGAAGAACAAATAGATATTCAACAGGAAGAGCCTTTCTTGCATGCCGGCTTCGAGGAAAGGGAAACAGCATCGGAGTCTCCGACGCAAGCAGAAACCGTTGCTAAAGAATCGCAAGAGCCATCAGACAGCATTATAGATGATCAGTACGACATCCCGGGAGAAGCTGAGAACACGAAGGTAGATGTTCAGCCAGACAGCGATGCAGAACTGGTGCAGAAGGACAGCCTGGAGCAAGGTTCCAGCCCGTTTGCTGCAGCCCATGAAAACCAGCGGGAAAGTCACGCAGACGAAACACATAGAGCAGTAGAAGAGCCGCAAAAGAAGCCTGTCATGCAGGAGAAACGTACTGAGCGAAGCGCATCTCCTCAAAAAGGTCCGTCCGTTCCTTTTAATGTCATGATGCTGAAAAGAGATACACACAAACAGCAAAAAGCAGAGGAGCGCCGCGGCAACTACGTGTTTCCGAATGTCGCACTGCTTGATGTCCCGCCAGCGCAAGTTCAAGATGATACTGCGTGGATCGAAGAACAGCGCCAGCTTCTTGATTTGACCCTGAAAAATTTCAATGTCCGCGCCAATGTCGTCCATGTGACCCAGGGGCCGTCTGTGACAAGATTCGAAGTGCACCCTGAGCCAGGCGTAAAAGTGAATAAAATCACCAACTTGTCTGATGATATTAAGCTCAGCCTGTCCGCAAAAGACATACGGATTGAAGCGCCGATTCCGGGGAAAAACACGATCGGAATTGAAGTTCCGAACCGCATGAGCAAGGTGGTTGATCTGCGCCAGATGATTCGAAGCTCAGCTTTCAGGACAAGCAAGTCACCGCTTACGGCAGCACTGGGATTGGATATCTCAGGAAATCCCGTCGTCATCGACTTAAAGAAAATGCCGCATGGCTTGATTGCCGGTGCTACGGGCTCGGGAAAAAGCGTATGCATCAATACTATTTTAGTCAGCCTGCTTTATAAAGCTGACCCGAGCGAGGTAAAGGTGCTGCTGATTGATCCGAAAATGGTAGAGCTGGCTCCTTACAATAAAATTCCTCACCTTGTCAGCCCGGTCATTACGGATGCTAAAGCGGCTACGGCTGCATTAAAATGGGTTGTTGAGGAAATGGAGCGGCGCTATGAATTATTTGCTCATTCCGGTGTCCGCGACATTGACCGCTTTAATCAATTAACGGCGGAACACCACACGGGCGAAAAGCTGCCGTATTTAGTGGTCGTTATTGATGAGCTTGCCGATTTGATGATGGTGGCTCCAAATGATGTCGAAGAGAGCATTGCGCGGATCGCCCAAAAAGCCAGAGCGTGCGGAATCCATCTGCTCGTCGCGACTCAGCGGCCGTCAGTCGATGTCATTACCGGTCTGATTAAGGCGAATATCCCGACGAGAATTGCATTCTCTGTCTCAAGCCAGGTTGATTCCCGTACGATCATTGACATAGCCGGAGCGGAAAAGCTTCTTGGAAAAGGCGATATGCTCTTTTTGGAAAACGGGTCGGGAAAACCTGTCCGCTTGCAAGGAAACTTTGTATCGGACCGCGAAATCGACCGCGTCGTTTCCCATGTCAGAAGTCAAATGCCGCCAACCTATTTATTTGAACAAGAAGAGCTGGTAAGACAAGGATCAGCCCTGAAAGAAGAGGATGAACTGTTTGACGAAGCGTGTGAGTTTGTGGTTGAGCAAAACAGCGCGAGCACTTCAAGCCTGCAAAGAAGATTCAGAATCGGATATAATCGCGCGGCAAGGCTGATTGATATGATGGAAGCGGAAGGCATGATCTCAGAGGCAAAAGGAAGCAAGCCTCGTGAGGTGCTGATCACAGCAAGTGATTTAATAAACGAATAA
- a CDS encoding thioredoxin family protein gives MKKIESTQELEKAVKDDWAVFMFSADWCPDCRFVEPFLPELEADFPEFTYYYVDRDKFIDTCAEWEIYGIPSFVVFNEGKEVNRFVSKDRKTKEEIEQFLTDSLAKA, from the coding sequence ATGAAAAAAATTGAATCAACTCAAGAGCTGGAAAAAGCGGTAAAGGATGATTGGGCGGTCTTTATGTTTTCAGCCGACTGGTGCCCTGATTGCCGTTTTGTAGAGCCTTTTCTGCCTGAACTCGAAGCGGATTTCCCTGAATTCACATACTACTACGTAGACCGAGACAAATTCATTGATACGTGTGCAGAGTGGGAAATTTACGGAATCCCAAGCTTTGTCGTGTTTAATGAAGGGAAAGAAGTGAATCGTTTTGTGAGCAAAGACCGCAAAACAAAAGAAGAAATAGAACAGTTTTTAACAGACTCTCTCGCTAAAGCGTAA